In Leptotrichia trevisanii DSM 22070, one genomic interval encodes:
- a CDS encoding alpha/beta hydrolase fold domain-containing protein, whose amino-acid sequence MSLLSDIAVPIAKLVNMKKYKEKDFLNPRRDTDFLNKKNFDKSLITDEQFIDEYQVLTVFSEKSYNKHIIFLHGGAYVMRAVKAHKNIIEKLIKKYHLKVTFIDYPLAPENTVDKAHKVLMDAYKQITDKYKDDEFYLFGDSSGGGLALAFLQILKTEKGLPFPKKTVLMSPWVDVSMTNKEIEEFAEKDPLLPLNGLIVTGKQFAGELDVKSPMISPIYGNMDNLGEIFLIFGTNEILYPDCLKLSDMLEVAVGTSVEIKIGENLCHDWILAPLKESEETIDEIGQFFLE is encoded by the coding sequence ATGAGTTTATTATCAGATATTGCAGTACCAATTGCAAAATTGGTGAACATGAAAAAATATAAGGAAAAGGATTTTTTAAATCCGAGGAGAGATACGGATTTTTTGAATAAAAAGAATTTTGACAAATCGCTTATTACTGATGAGCAGTTTATTGATGAATACCAAGTTTTGACAGTTTTTTCAGAAAAAAGTTACAATAAACATATTATTTTTCTACATGGTGGTGCTTATGTCATGCGTGCTGTCAAGGCTCACAAAAATATTATTGAAAAACTGATAAAAAAATATCATCTGAAAGTTACATTCATTGACTATCCACTTGCTCCAGAAAACACAGTTGATAAGGCTCACAAGGTTTTAATGGATGCTTATAAGCAGATAACTGACAAATACAAAGACGATGAATTTTATTTATTTGGAGATTCTTCTGGTGGAGGCTTGGCACTTGCATTTTTACAAATATTGAAAACCGAAAAAGGGTTGCCATTTCCAAAGAAAACTGTATTAATGTCACCTTGGGTGGATGTTTCGATGACAAATAAGGAAATAGAGGAATTTGCGGAAAAAGATCCTCTCTTGCCACTAAATGGGCTAATTGTGACAGGAAAGCAGTTTGCTGGGGAACTGGACGTGAAAAGTCCTATGATTTCGCCAATTTATGGAAATATGGATAATCTTGGGGAGATTTTTCTAATTTTTGGGACAAATGAAATTTTGTATCCAGATTGCCTAAAGTTAAGTGATATGCTGGAAGTTGCCGTTGGAACAAGTGTGGAAATAAAAATTGGGGAAAATCTGTGTCACGACTGGATTTTAGCACCGCTCAAGGAAT